A genomic window from Lotus japonicus ecotype B-129 chromosome 1, LjGifu_v1.2 includes:
- the LOC130733646 gene encoding 17.8 kDa class I heat shock protein-like, translated as MSLIPSFFGNGRRTNVFGPFSLELWDPFQDFPLARTTTGGGETAAFANARIDWKETPEAHVFKADLPGVKKEEVKVEIEEGRVLQISGERVKEKEDKSDTWHRVERSQGSFLRRFRLPENAKVEEVKAAMENGVLTVTVPKEEVKKPDVKPIQITG; from the coding sequence atgTCGCTGATTCCAAGCTTCTTCGGCAACGGGCGAAGGACCAACGTCTTCGGCCCATTCTCCCTCGAACTATGGGACCCATTCCAGGACTTCCCGCTGGCAAGAACCACCACCGGAGGTGGCGAGACAGCGGCGTTCGCGAACGCCCGCATTGACTGGAAGGAAACACCGGAGGCACACGTGTTCAAGGCGGACTTGCCTGGAGtgaagaaggaggaggtgaAGGTGGAGATCGAAGAAGGGAGAGTGCTGCAGATTAGCGGGGAGAGGGTGAAGGAGAAAGAGGATAAGAGTGACACGTGGCATCGTGTTGAGCGGAGCCAAGGGAGCTTCCTCCGCCGGTTTAGGCTGCCGGAGAATgcgaaggtggaggaggtgaagGCGGCGATGGAGAATGGGGTGCTTACTGTGACTGTTCCTAAGGAGGAGGTGAAGAAGCCTGATGTTAAGCCCATTCAGATTACTGGTTGA